The window ACAAGATGGGGTTCAGGTGGTGCATGCGAATGTGTACCACAAGGACTTCCGACCTGGAACCTTGTTCCGTGAGATTCGCGGCATCATTGACCTGAAGACCTGAACGTTAGAGACTTCCTTGGACGGACCTTGCACTTGCGTGGCTCCAGAATGCCTCCAGCGTTGTGCGTGTGGAAGTTCAATCAACAGACCATCTGCTGGTGCAGCATGAACGCAGTTTCATGTTCTTTATCGTTGTGCTGCAAGAGGTTTTGGTGATGTTTTTACAGTTCTTCAGTTTCGCTTCGGGAAAAATGAATCTTGGCCCTGTGATCTCCTGCCAGCGCCTCTTTTGTGACATGAACACACCCACAACTTCCTCACACCCCCAGCATCCCGGTCACTACCTTTGACTGGAAATGCAAAGCCGTCAGGAAACCGAAGAAACCCCCGCAGAGGTCCTGCACCTTTCACTGGAAACCCTGCAGGAAGTCCTTGAAGGCCACACGCCCTTCACCCCCGAAATGGACACAGTTGATCGAGCACCATTGGGGCAGCAGTGGGTTCCTGCTGCTCGAACACCAGAAAGACCTCGATCAACTCTAAATTCCGGTCACAGGCCCACCTGCAAGTGGGCCTGTGTAAGCACATTCCACAACACCCGCCCCTTCCCATTGTGTTTTTTCTGTTTGGGTGGACGCTGCCACCAGGGTTTGGTGGCAGCCATGTGATACCCGACCGCTGGTGTTGCAGGTTCTCTCGTGCTGATGCAACAAAACGTTTCGCCAGAACCTCAGGTCCATTTCAGAAATGTCACCTAACATCAGGTGGATTTGGTGCCCAACTTTTCCCCCAAACCCACAACTTCACCCCTCTTCCCTTCGGGGATCTGCACCCTCCAGGACGCTCATGGCGCTGTCTGAACACGATCTGGTGCAACTGCACGAAGCTGGCCTGGCCGCCGCTCTGGATGCGGTGCTGACCATTGACCAGGAAGGACGGTTGGTGGACTGGAATCCTGCTGCCGAAAAAACCTTCGGTTACACCCGTGAAGAAGCCGTGGGGCAGGACATGGCCAGCCTGATCATCCCTCCAGAAACCCGAGGGGTGCACCTGCAGGGGATTGCCAGGTTTCTGAAGACCCGGGAGGCGCGCATTGTGGGTCGGCGGGTGGAGGTGCAGGCCATGCGCAAAGGGGGCGAGACGTTCCCCTGTGAAATCAGTTTCCACCCGATTGAGCTGAGTGCCGGGATGTACTTCACCGCCTACCTGCGGGATCTCACCGATTTCAAAAAGCAAGGAGCTGAGGTGCAGGCCGCACATGAAGCTCAGAAGAAGTTCGTGGCGGACGCAGCCCACGAACTGAGGACCCCCTTGACGGCCCTGAAAGGGAACCTCGACATTTTCTTTCGCCACTCTGATCTGTCGGGAGAGGAGCAGCAGGAAATCCTCCGGGATGTACACCAGGAAGCCAACCGCATGTCCCGTCTGGTGCAGGACATGCTCACCCTTGCCCGGGGAGACACCGGGGTGGACGTCTCACAACTTGAAGTGCCCCTCGGAGAACTGATCCACGCCGTGTGGGGGGCCTTTGTGGGCCGTCACCTCCGCCATCAGTTCCATCTGGGTCCGGTGCCAGAGGTGACGGTGATGGGCAACCCGGACCGGCTCAGGCAACTGCTGATCATTTTGCTGGACAACGCCACCAGGTACACAGAGGAAGGGGGAACGATCACCCTCACCGCGAATGCAGATTCTGACCATCTGTCGGTGGAGGTGAAAGACACCGGCGTGGGCATTGCCCAGGAGGACCAGCAGCGGGTGTTTGAACGGTTCTACCGGGTGGACCCCGCACGCAGCCGCTCCGGTGATGCTGGGGGATCAGGGTTGGGGCTTTCAATTGCCTTGTGGATCGTGCGCACCCACCGGGGACGCATTGAATTGGAGAGCACCGCACAGGTGGGGACCACCGTGAAATTCACCTTGCCCCTTGAACCCTGAACAGGTCAGAGGGTTTTTTGCTTCACCAGGGTAAGCAGGAAAACTTTGGTGGTGCCTCTGCTTCAGGGCAGGAGATCGTCTCAGAATCGGCCGTTTTTGAGAGTGTTATCACCTTAGGAACATTGCTTTTGCTGGCATGGCAAAAATTCGTCTCAAAATGCCGTCTCTGAATTATAATTTCGTAACCCTCGACAAAGTTGAGTTTTGAGACTAAAGTGGTCTCATGAAGAAACACGTCCTTGTGGGATACGCCCGGGTGTCCACCGACAAGCAAAACCTGGACTCGCAGATCGATGCTTTAACCGAGGAGGGTTGCTTTCGGATCTTCAAGGACGTGATCTCTGGCTCCAAAGCAGACCGGCCAGGGTTTGCTGAGGCCTTGAACTATTTGCGGGAAGGCGACACCCTGGTGGTCTGGAAATTGGACCGCCTGGGCCGGAGCCTGAAAGACCTGATTGAGACGGTGCACCTGCTGCAGTCCAGGGGGATTCATCTGCTGATCCTCAAAGAACGCATTGACACCTCAACAGCGAATGGGAAGCTGTTCCTGCACATTTTTGGTGCCCTGGCCGAGTTTGAGAGGGACATCATTCGGGAACGGACCAAAGCAGGGCTGGAGGCGGCAAGAGCCAGAAACCGGGTGGGTGGGCGACCACCGAAGCTGAAGAAAAACCAGGAGGAAATCCTACTGCGGCTGCATGATGACCCGGGAAACAGGCCCAGGGCAATCTGGGAAGGGTTGGGGATTTCTCGGGCGACCTACTACCGCACCTTGAAGAAAAACGCCAAGAAAAATGAGTAAATCCTAAGAGTCTTTAATCTTGGCATTCACCCAAATCCAGCCTTCCCAACCCCGCAGCGGCCCTGCGGTGATCCAGGGGGCCATTGTGAGGCGCATCCGGCACCTCTTTTCTGGAAATGAAACCCGAAGAGTACGACTGGGAACAGTTTGAGCAGGACCCGTTTTTGAACCGGGCCTGGACCCTCTACAAGGGCTACATGGAAAGCCTGGAAACGCTGCTGTACGCCTGATGTCAGGCAGAAAAGAGGAAAGCATGGAGAAGCAGAAAAGTGAAATCATCTTCGGGTTGCCCAGTGAGATCTACTGGCAGACCTTCCTGGTGTTTGTGGCCGCCTATGTCGGGCTATTCTTTTTGTCGGACCTGCAGAACATCAGTGCATTCATGGCCTTCTGCTTGAGCTTCGGATTCATGTTCGGAGCCATCCAGAAGTACAGGCTCAGAAAAATCACTGAACCAGCGGTGCAAAGCCAGAACGATTCATGAAGAGGGAACTTCTCTAGGGGACAAAAGTTAGATGAATAGAAAAAGTCGGCTCTGGTACAGTGTTTTTGCTCATAAAGCAACCGCCGAGCCGACCTCATCACGATACCTTGAAACAGCACCTCAGGCAACACCTCCCCCTGGACTCCAGACGCCTCGAAGTCCTCGTGGCCCTGATCTTCGCCATGATCCAGGCCCGCAGTGTGGTGCTCTTTCAGCTGGTATCTCATCTCCAACTCCCCGCTCAGGTCAAAAGCCGGTACAAGCGCCTCAAACGCTTTGTGCAGTTCCCCCTCCCAGATACTTGCATCGCTCAGGTGGTCCTGAACTTACTCTCAAAAGGCAAAATCTATCTGGTCCTCGACCGGACAAACTGGAAACTTGGAGAAAATGACATCAACATCCTGCTGCTCAGTGCCCTCTGGAAAACCTTCGCCTTTCCTTTGTGCTGGACGGTCTTCGACGAAAGTGGCAACAGTGATCAACAAGACCGCTTCACTCTGGTGTCCCGACTGCTGCCGTTGTTGAAGGACCATTCTGTATCTGGCTTGTTGGCCGATCGGGAGTTTATCGGTCAGGAGTGGTTTGTCTTCCTGAGGCGGCACCATATCCCACCCTTCATTCGCCTGAAAGCCGACACCCGGGTGGATGGGATCCCCATCTGGTGCTGTTCCAAGAAACTGCAGAAGGGAGAATCCCGTTACTGGCACCGAAAAATGCGAGTGTATGGGATATCGTGTCGGGTCCTGGCTGTCAGGTCCCTCAAAGGAGAGCTGCTTTTTCTGGCCTATGCGGGTCGACATGACCAGGCACTGCAGACCTATCGCCTTCGCTGGAACGCGGAAAATCTGCACTCAGCCTTGAAAACCAGAGGGTTTCACCTGGAGGAGTCTGGGCTCTACTTTCCTGAGCGGGTGTCGATGTTGCTGGGGGGATTGAGTCTGGCGTTTGTGTGGTGCTGCGTTTGTGGGGAGTTTCAGACTTCGAGAGAACCCCCAGCGATCCTCAAGCATGGGTATGCTGAAAAAAGTGTCTTTCGGTTGGGGTTGGATACCCTTCAAGACGCCTTATTTCGTCCTACTTTCCTGACTCCAGGCTTTCTGGGACAGCTCTTGGCCTGTTTTGTCCCCTAGAGAATGATCAGCCATCCCTGAATAACATAATCTGTGAGCTGAGATTTTGTATCTTCAGGTATCTCACATAAACGTAGACAATTTCTGCTACCATAAAATGGTGTGGATATCAAAGGAGTCAGCAGGCAAATTTTTGCTCAATATTGCAAAGACTTTTGCTATTGTTTTTGCAATTTATAATATAATATTGTATTTTTTAAAGAAGTCTGCTAGCTTATATCTCCAGGCGGACTGGCATCTCGAAATGCTTATTAAAGATCTGCTTCTGCTAGGTATTATCCTATACGGAGAGTATAAAGTGAGAAAAAATTCTTTTGAGAAATAGTAACGTCTGTAGGGGTAACTACTAAATACAAACTTCTGTGTTGGGTGGTTACATTTTTTCTTCTGGAGCCTGTTAAGAACTTAAGGGTCAACCGGTAAAATCGGAGGTATGAGCCGCAAAAAAAGCTACTAAAGTGATGTGTTTGAGGACATCGTTCACGATATGAGAGATATTTTGCGTATTGCAGCGGATCGAAACGCTCAACCGAGTGCAGTAATTTTAGATTCC is drawn from Deinococcus cellulosilyticus NBRC 106333 = KACC 11606 and contains these coding sequences:
- a CDS encoding ATP-binding protein — protein: MALSEHDLVQLHEAGLAAALDAVLTIDQEGRLVDWNPAAEKTFGYTREEAVGQDMASLIIPPETRGVHLQGIARFLKTREARIVGRRVEVQAMRKGGETFPCEISFHPIELSAGMYFTAYLRDLTDFKKQGAEVQAAHEAQKKFVADAAHELRTPLTALKGNLDIFFRHSDLSGEEQQEILRDVHQEANRMSRLVQDMLTLARGDTGVDVSQLEVPLGELIHAVWGAFVGRHLRHQFHLGPVPEVTVMGNPDRLRQLLIILLDNATRYTEEGGTITLTANADSDHLSVEVKDTGVGIAQEDQQRVFERFYRVDPARSRSGDAGGSGLGLSIALWIVRTHRGRIELESTAQVGTTVKFTLPLEP
- a CDS encoding recombinase family protein — protein: MKKHVLVGYARVSTDKQNLDSQIDALTEEGCFRIFKDVISGSKADRPGFAEALNYLREGDTLVVWKLDRLGRSLKDLIETVHLLQSRGIHLLILKERIDTSTANGKLFLHIFGALAEFERDIIRERTKAGLEAARARNRVGGRPPKLKKNQEEILLRLHDDPGNRPRAIWEGLGISRATYYRTLKKNAKKNE
- a CDS encoding IS4 family transposase — encoded protein: MKQPPSRPHHDTLKQHLRQHLPLDSRRLEVLVALIFAMIQARSVVLFQLVSHLQLPAQVKSRYKRLKRFVQFPLPDTCIAQVVLNLLSKGKIYLVLDRTNWKLGENDINILLLSALWKTFAFPLCWTVFDESGNSDQQDRFTLVSRLLPLLKDHSVSGLLADREFIGQEWFVFLRRHHIPPFIRLKADTRVDGIPIWCCSKKLQKGESRYWHRKMRVYGISCRVLAVRSLKGELLFLAYAGRHDQALQTYRLRWNAENLHSALKTRGFHLEESGLYFPERVSMLLGGLSLAFVWCCVCGEFQTSREPPAILKHGYAEKSVFRLGLDTLQDALFRPTFLTPGFLGQLLACFVP